A stretch of the bacterium genome encodes the following:
- a CDS encoding fibronectin type III domain-containing protein: MKSRTQTIALLAIALVSGSLLPIVVVSPVVGQVGVPLEPTDLRVEVGERRLTVSWSAPVDDGGSAVSGYRVELWTAGPIISRIYSVDLPSTSRSTNFGGLKPGAEYTVRVSAVNQAGRGPEARVTVRTRGGKPAADKASASPAVQIFLGAERSGCAYPRLPCRWVDGTLDGFGSGRYLLECYWSSSRGSPGNRTVSRTITVSGDRFDNLCWFNVPPGRYLTVVVAGVQSNTVRFAASAPATTSRNHGYLPPSMADVDAGRATASPARRLSLPAAPRNLMATAVDSSQDDDRIEDDLLITWDPPGDDGGTPITGYRMRLSRPAILFGPDQRSSPWSSSRRVSGPPFEFRGLSCAAYVARVAAENQVGIGPYSQAEVTTKGCPLTSPNVELAVAENAPLYDDPGIQIRWSPVAGAESYHLDWRYVETDIDDLRRLFDELESTVSTSDATRLYQKIDIALLGDEVSASRVGGDSRPNSDSSMPEVLCYVDGSTNPHTKSPTPYCEHRSEWIELDGKDPTFRIRSIQAEHSLQARVRAVTYGDDGSALRSDWSPWKAISTGWLDDVCQPVSILGTLKNGRAAIEVGEWTVAAVGVVTAILSSEANAASLAAARHALTRAAREVVRLALKKSSLEKLMVAAISGLADGTAETTELSIVRLMFDCVGYGAGLTRADTVMLGEEAIREYQRMSPELSDINIESAIVNFGTLMSESTRSQGRS; encoded by the coding sequence GTGAAGTCGAGAACTCAGACCATCGCCCTGCTTGCTATCGCGCTCGTTTCGGGGTCGTTGCTGCCGATTGTTGTTGTTTCGCCGGTTGTGGGGCAGGTGGGTGTTCCTTTGGAGCCGACGGATTTGAGGGTGGAGGTTGGTGAACGGCGGCTGACCGTCTCGTGGTCGGCGCCTGTCGACGACGGTGGTTCCGCGGTGAGCGGTTATCGGGTGGAGCTCTGGACCGCTGGGCCGATCATTTCTCGGATCTATTCTGTCGATTTGCCGTCGACGTCGCGTTCGACGAACTTCGGCGGTCTCAAGCCCGGTGCCGAGTACACGGTGCGGGTCTCGGCGGTCAACCAGGCTGGGCGCGGCCCGGAGGCCCGGGTGACGGTTCGGACCCGGGGCGGGAAGCCGGCAGCGGACAAGGCTTCGGCGTCCCCCGCGGTTCAGATCTTCCTCGGGGCGGAACGGAGCGGGTGTGCGTATCCGCGTCTGCCGTGCCGGTGGGTGGACGGAACTCTCGACGGGTTCGGGTCGGGCCGGTATCTGCTGGAGTGCTACTGGAGTTCGTCGCGGGGTTCCCCGGGGAACCGAACCGTGTCGCGGACGATCACCGTCTCGGGAGATCGGTTCGACAATCTGTGCTGGTTCAACGTCCCGCCGGGTCGCTACCTGACGGTGGTCGTGGCTGGCGTTCAATCGAATACCGTCAGATTCGCCGCAAGCGCCCCTGCAACCACAAGTCGTAACCATGGTTACTTGCCGCCGTCAATGGCCGATGTGGACGCCGGACGGGCAACAGCCTCGCCGGCCCGGCGACTGTCGCTGCCCGCCGCCCCCCGCAACCTGATGGCAACGGCTGTCGATTCCAGCCAGGATGACGACAGGATCGAGGACGACCTGTTGATCACTTGGGATCCTCCGGGCGACGATGGTGGAACGCCGATCACGGGCTACCGGATGCGACTGTCGCGTCCCGCGATTCTCTTCGGGCCTGACCAGCGATCCAGTCCTTGGTCTTCGAGCCGACGAGTGTCAGGACCCCCTTTCGAGTTCCGAGGCTTGTCATGTGCTGCTTATGTGGCCAGAGTCGCTGCGGAGAACCAGGTCGGGATTGGGCCGTATTCGCAGGCAGAAGTTACGACCAAGGGATGTCCTCTAACTTCCCCCAATGTAGAACTGGCTGTTGCGGAGAATGCACCGCTATACGATGATCCTGGCATTCAGATTCGTTGGTCTCCAGTCGCAGGTGCCGAGAGTTACCATTTGGATTGGCGATACGTCGAAACCGACATCGATGATTTGCGACGTCTATTCGATGAATTGGAGTCGACTGTTTCGACTTCAGACGCGACACGACTCTACCAGAAGATCGACATCGCATTGCTTGGCGACGAAGTGTCAGCCAGTCGAGTCGGTGGCGACTCTAGGCCGAACTCGGACAGTTCGATGCCGGAGGTGCTCTGTTATGTTGACGGCTCGACCAACCCACACACAAAGAGTCCAACTCCGTACTGCGAGCATCGCTCCGAATGGATCGAACTGGACGGCAAGGATCCGACTTTCCGTATCCGTTCGATCCAAGCCGAGCATTCTCTTCAGGCCAGGGTCCGAGCGGTGACGTATGGTGACGACGGTTCCGCACTCCGCAGCGACTGGTCCCCTTGGAAGGCCATTAGCACAGGATGGCTGGACGATGTGTGCCAGCCGGTCTCGATTCTCGGCACGCTCAAGAACGGTCGGGCGGCAATCGAAGTCGGGGAATGGACTGTGGCGGCTGTCGGCGTAGTCACAGCCATCCTGAGTTCAGAGGCCAACGCCGCGAGCTTGGCGGCGGCGCGTCATGCGTTGACACGGGCGGCACGGGAGGTCGTCAGATTGGCCTTGAAGAAGTCAAGCCTGGAGAAGCTGATGGTAGCGGCGATCAGCGGTTTGGCCGACGGTACTGCCGAGACGACTGAGCTGTCGATTGTGAGGCTGATGTTCGATTGCGTCGGCTACGGCGCGGGCCTGACGCGGGCAGACACCGTGATGCTCGGCGAGGAGGCGATTCGGGAGTACCAGAGAATGAGTCCAGAGCTCAGCGACATCAACATCGAGTCCGCCATAGTGAACTTCGGAACGCTCATGAGTGAGTCCACGAGATCGCAAGGCAGAAGTTGA
- a CDS encoding pre-peptidase C-terminal domain-containing protein, with protein MESRIHLVAMIVIAVLAGSLVPAAASSPAAAQEQTSWYVNDNPRLFGPSQYWYWGDPGHGYGSNYYRYTYAIAGESSPDNWARWSMGRRVGRQEIQAYVPSNHATATVTYRIDVGGREYTRRVAQRNVSGWTSLGNVEADGARVTITVRDNEASQHHSRHGLAASRIGVDAIRMRCVARCSTSPPAPPASPAPQPPPPSPEPPPPPPPSRASAGACEPAGVLRGVAGAVSGIPSVEWDAGCVSGVRGNGDHYARRYRLDVRDAGEVTIELSSQTDTYLYLLDAQGDVIVEDDDGGSGTDSRIVRDLSVGSYLVEATTYRAGASGSFTLGVRVARSASPPPPPPPAPPPPPSRASAGACEPAGVLRGVAGAVSGIPSVEWDAGCVSGVRGNGDHYARRYRLDVRDAGEVTIELSSQTDTYLYLLDAQGDVIVEDDDGGSGTDSRIVRDLSVGSYLVEATTYRAGASGSFTLGVRVARSASPPPPPPPSSQGSGSSSGCGVVSLGAVGGSVSRGGVWAAGCESSQRSGRFARVFGFTLGAEREVTVDLESSVDAYLYLLDGQGRIVDEDDDGGSGLNSRITRTLAAGTYRVEATTYSSGASGSFTLGVRVGAGAPSSQTTPVLAMGDDARPSGRCSSPSCRWFRISNLRPGSRVECWRENMGAAYATFTASSETSTRNCYFSYVGARVYVVANGVRSNTITWPSAPVQPSPPPPSAQRASEPLSGCAVESLGTVGGSVSRGGAWAAGCESSQRSGRFARVFDFSLSGEREVTVDLESDVDTYLYLLDSRGRRIDEDDDGGSGLNSRITRTLAAGTYRVEATTYRARVTGDFTIEIRAARFDTEIDGFLSEIEQYAAETLREAVSASQTVDSLEERISGERVGDTDTVAGLTGQASRPVVRATSYMAEIETAKRGLIRELASMMGIRNSERSVRNPPLDIAADLLDYSESILSRLDHIVEFAEANVVWAEWGRIAAANLCSEWARATAREIISDAQIALWILKGVTLIPAAKEIVVGGLRGLARVTIGEVENLTIQWALNRILPEPLAVVVNAGIFLDPPDPPASLEGTDILPICDFENGVQVRLPLCSSRSGWQAFWEDTFSGSNCRRD; from the coding sequence ATGGAGTCCCGAATTCACCTCGTCGCCATGATCGTGATCGCCGTGCTGGCCGGGTCGCTGGTGCCCGCCGCGGCCTCCTCCCCGGCGGCGGCGCAGGAGCAGACGTCCTGGTACGTGAACGACAACCCCCGGCTGTTTGGACCGTCTCAGTACTGGTATTGGGGTGATCCCGGTCACGGTTACGGTTCGAACTATTACCGGTACACGTACGCGATCGCAGGGGAGTCGAGCCCGGACAACTGGGCGCGCTGGTCGATGGGCCGCCGCGTCGGCCGCCAGGAGATCCAGGCGTACGTACCGAGCAATCACGCCACAGCCACGGTGACCTACCGGATCGACGTCGGCGGCCGGGAGTACACGCGCCGGGTGGCGCAGCGCAACGTCTCGGGTTGGACCTCTCTGGGCAACGTCGAAGCCGACGGCGCGCGTGTCACGATCACCGTCCGGGACAATGAGGCGTCTCAGCATCACTCTCGCCACGGTCTCGCCGCCAGCCGGATCGGCGTGGACGCCATCCGGATGCGCTGCGTGGCGCGCTGCTCCACGAGCCCGCCGGCGCCACCCGCATCGCCCGCACCCCAGCCGCCGCCTCCTTCTCCCGAACCGCCGCCGCCTCCTCCGCCTTCACGAGCGTCTGCCGGCGCGTGTGAACCGGCGGGTGTGCTCCGTGGCGTAGCCGGTGCTGTCTCGGGGATCCCGAGCGTTGAGTGGGATGCCGGCTGCGTGTCGGGGGTGCGCGGGAACGGCGACCATTATGCGCGGCGCTATCGGCTCGACGTCAGGGACGCGGGCGAGGTGACGATCGAACTGTCATCTCAGACCGACACGTACTTGTACTTGTTGGACGCTCAGGGCGACGTGATCGTCGAGGACGACGACGGCGGCTCGGGTACGGATTCCCGGATCGTGCGAGATCTGTCGGTCGGCAGCTACCTTGTTGAGGCGACGACCTATCGGGCCGGCGCCTCCGGCAGCTTCACGCTCGGCGTCCGCGTCGCCCGATCCGCGAGCCCGCCGCCGCCTCCTCCGCCTGCTCCGCCTCCTCCGCCTTCACGAGCGTCTGCCGGCGCGTGTGAACCGGCGGGTGTGCTCCGTGGCGTAGCCGGTGCTGTCTCGGGGATCCCGAGCGTTGAGTGGGATGCCGGCTGCGTGTCGGGGGTGCGCGGGAACGGCGACCATTATGCGCGGCGCTATCGGCTCGACGTCAGGGACGCGGGCGAGGTGACGATCGAACTGTCATCTCAGACCGACACGTACTTGTACTTGTTGGACGCTCAGGGCGACGTGATCGTCGAGGACGACGACGGCGGCTCGGGTACGGATTCCCGGATCGTGCGAGATCTGTCGGTCGGCAGCTACCTTGTTGAGGCGACGACCTATCGGGCCGGCGCCTCCGGCAGCTTCACGCTCGGCGTCCGCGTCGCCCGATCCGCGAGCCCGCCTCCGCCTCCGCCGCCGTCTTCGCAGGGGTCCGGCTCTTCGTCTGGGTGCGGTGTGGTGTCGTTGGGCGCGGTCGGCGGGTCGGTGTCCCGCGGCGGCGTGTGGGCCGCGGGCTGCGAGTCCTCGCAGCGCTCGGGCAGGTTCGCTCGGGTCTTCGGTTTCACTCTCGGCGCCGAGCGCGAGGTGACGGTCGACCTGGAGTCGAGTGTGGACGCGTACCTGTACCTGTTGGACGGCCAGGGCCGCATAGTCGACGAGGACGACGACGGCGGCTCGGGCTTGAATTCGCGCATCACGAGGACGCTCGCCGCCGGCACGTATCGCGTCGAGGCGACCACCTACAGTTCTGGCGCCTCCGGCAGCTTCACGCTCGGCGTCCGCGTCGGGGCTGGCGCGCCTTCGTCGCAGACGACGCCGGTTCTGGCTATGGGCGACGACGCGAGGCCGTCGGGGCGTTGTTCGTCCCCATCGTGTCGTTGGTTCCGGATCTCGAATCTGCGGCCGGGCAGCCGGGTCGAGTGCTGGCGGGAGAACATGGGGGCGGCGTACGCCACGTTCACAGCGTCGTCGGAGACGTCCACGCGCAACTGCTACTTCAGCTATGTGGGCGCGCGCGTCTACGTCGTGGCGAATGGGGTTCGGTCCAACACGATCACCTGGCCGTCGGCACCGGTTCAGCCCTCTCCACCGCCGCCGTCCGCGCAGCGGGCGTCTGAGCCGTTGTCTGGTTGCGCTGTGGAGTCGCTGGGCACGGTCGGCGGGTCGGTGTCCCGCGGCGGAGCGTGGGCCGCGGGCTGCGAGTCGTCTCAGCGCTCGGGTCGTTTCGCTCGTGTCTTCGATTTCAGTCTCAGCGGCGAGCGCGAGGTGACGGTCGACTTGGAGTCGGACGTCGACACGTACCTGTACCTGTTGGACAGCCGTGGCCGGCGGATTGACGAGGACGATGACGGCGGCTCTGGATTGAATTCGCGCATCACGAGGACGCTCGCCGCCGGCACGTATCGCGTCGAGGCGACTACGTACCGTGCCCGAGTAACCGGTGATTTCACGATCGAAATCCGAGCCGCTCGTTTCGACACTGAAATTGACGGATTCTTGTCGGAAATTGAGCAGTATGCTGCTGAGACTCTCCGTGAGGCTGTGAGCGCATCTCAGACTGTAGATAGCCTGGAGGAGCGAATATCGGGCGAACGTGTCGGTGACACCGACACCGTGGCTGGTCTTACCGGCCAAGCGTCACGTCCTGTGGTTAGGGCAACCAGTTATATGGCCGAAATTGAAACGGCCAAGCGTGGCCTGATTCGAGAACTCGCGTCAATGATGGGAATTCGTAACAGCGAGAGATCTGTGCGCAATCCACCGTTAGATATTGCGGCTGATCTATTGGACTACTCTGAGTCAATACTGTCGCGACTGGATCATATTGTTGAATTCGCCGAGGCAAACGTGGTGTGGGCTGAATGGGGACGAATTGCTGCCGCAAATCTGTGTAGCGAATGGGCACGAGCCACAGCAAGGGAGATCATTAGCGATGCACAGATCGCGCTATGGATTCTGAAGGGAGTAACTCTCATTCCGGCCGCGAAGGAAATCGTAGTCGGAGGGTTGCGCGGACTTGCTCGGGTTACCATTGGGGAAGTTGAGAATCTCACCATCCAGTGGGCTCTCAACCGAATCCTGCCCGAGCCTCTTGCTGTAGTGGTTAACGCGGGCATTTTCTTAGACCCCCCTGATCCACCAGCATCGCTTGAGGGCACAGACATTCTTCCGATTTGCGACTTCGAGAACGGTGTCCAAGTCCGGCTTCCACTATGCAGCAGCAGAAGTGGATGGCAGGCATTCTGGGAGGACACGTTCAGCGGTAGCAATTGTAGACGCGACTAG
- a CDS encoding type II toxin-antitoxin system HipA family toxin: MYGVLSVLLGGEQIGHVTRSSEGALSFGYDEEYRTRADATPLSVSMPLALADHPHRRIEGWMAGLLPESVEVLRRWRDEYGAPSLRPFDLLSTPVGRDCAGAVQFCDPYEVERLIERGGEVEPLTEAQIAQRLRDLRSDAGAWVDPRLGPQFSLAGGQPKTALYRDADGWGVPIGTTPTTHVLKPGMAHLPWTDVNEHLCLTAARHLGMPAAVTDLAVFEDQSAVVVERFDRVWEGGEPWRLHTEDLCQALGRSPDEKYQHEGGPSPAEIAALLRRHVPQPEVAVDVGAFCDAVAYNWMIGAPDAHAKNYSLFLDQGLVRLTPLYDIMSAFPYFGAGGRPVMSAMAVGEIHRIDEVGPEDWLEAASGLKVDPAAMLLRIDDLASGLPGAFASVAQDPPIGMAREFAERLLDRVGHHVGRCRRVIDQALETANR, encoded by the coding sequence ATGTACGGCGTTCTCTCGGTCCTTCTCGGCGGCGAGCAGATCGGCCACGTCACAAGATCCTCCGAGGGTGCCCTGAGCTTCGGCTACGACGAGGAGTACCGGACCCGCGCCGACGCCACCCCGCTGTCGGTCTCGATGCCGCTGGCGCTGGCGGACCACCCGCATCGACGCATCGAAGGTTGGATGGCGGGTCTGCTGCCGGAGTCGGTCGAGGTTCTGCGCCGCTGGCGCGACGAATACGGGGCACCGAGCCTCCGACCGTTCGACCTGCTCTCAACGCCGGTGGGTCGCGATTGTGCGGGCGCCGTGCAGTTCTGCGATCCCTACGAGGTAGAGCGCCTGATCGAGCGCGGCGGGGAGGTGGAGCCGCTCACTGAGGCTCAGATCGCTCAGCGGCTCCGGGACCTCCGATCGGACGCGGGAGCGTGGGTGGACCCCCGCCTGGGTCCCCAATTCAGCCTGGCGGGCGGTCAGCCGAAGACGGCCCTGTATCGCGACGCCGACGGCTGGGGGGTGCCGATCGGCACGACGCCCACCACCCACGTTCTGAAGCCGGGCATGGCGCACCTGCCGTGGACCGACGTCAACGAGCATCTCTGTCTCACCGCCGCTCGACACCTGGGGATGCCGGCCGCCGTCACCGACCTGGCCGTCTTCGAGGACCAGTCGGCGGTCGTGGTCGAGCGCTTCGACCGGGTGTGGGAGGGTGGCGAGCCGTGGCGGTTGCACACCGAGGATCTCTGCCAGGCGCTCGGCCGGTCGCCCGACGAGAAGTACCAGCACGAGGGCGGCCCGTCGCCGGCGGAGATCGCGGCGCTGCTCCGGCGGCATGTGCCGCAGCCGGAGGTCGCCGTCGACGTCGGGGCGTTCTGCGACGCCGTGGCCTACAACTGGATGATCGGCGCGCCGGACGCGCACGCCAAGAACTACTCGCTGTTCCTGGATCAGGGTCTCGTACGGCTCACCCCCCTGTACGACATCATGTCGGCCTTCCCCTATTTCGGTGCGGGGGGTCGTCCGGTGATGTCGGCCATGGCGGTGGGGGAGATCCACCGGATCGACGAGGTCGGACCGGAGGACTGGTTGGAGGCCGCAAGTGGCTTGAAGGTCGATCCTGCCGCCATGCTGCTGCGAATCGACGACCTCGCATCCGGTCTGCCCGGCGCGTTCGCCTCGGTGGCACAGGATCCCCCGATTGGGATGGCCCGGGAGTTCGCGGAACGTCTCCTCGACCGCGTCGGTCACCACGTCGGGCGTTGCCGCCGCGTTATCGACCAGGCCCTCGAGACGGCGAACCGCTAG
- a CDS encoding helix-turn-helix transcriptional regulator — protein MLYNCRDFGLVVRDLRSRADLTQAEVAERAGVSRVWLSQMENGKPTVELGKVLRVLDVLGHGVDVRPSHRQGSERFRRAFAALDPAAPKPAPGRLPRTPARGDADPALSRR, from the coding sequence ATGCTCTACAACTGTCGGGACTTCGGGCTCGTTGTGCGGGATCTGAGGTCGCGGGCGGATCTCACGCAGGCCGAGGTGGCCGAGCGGGCCGGCGTGAGCCGGGTGTGGCTGTCGCAGATGGAGAACGGCAAGCCGACCGTCGAGTTGGGCAAAGTGCTGCGGGTCCTCGATGTGCTGGGCCACGGCGTGGATGTGCGGCCGTCGCACCGGCAGGGCTCCGAACGCTTCCGGCGGGCGTTCGCCGCGCTGGACCCCGCGGCGCCGAAACCCGCCCCCGGTCGCCTGCCGCGGACTCCGGCCCGTGGCGACGCGGACCCCGCCCTGTCGCGGCGCTGA
- a CDS encoding clan AA aspartic protease, producing MGQTHVMVTVRNPREDDRCWEGRFLVDTGATDSLVPRRCLEAIGIEPRARRRYRLADGTELEFDTALAELEFMDDLASVRVIFGDDDAEPLLGVIALESAGIVVDPEGGQLMRRAVLRL from the coding sequence ATGGGGCAGACGCATGTGATGGTGACGGTACGGAATCCACGGGAGGACGATCGCTGCTGGGAGGGACGGTTTCTGGTGGACACCGGGGCGACCGACAGCCTGGTGCCGCGCCGCTGTCTGGAGGCCATCGGGATCGAACCGCGGGCCAGGAGGAGGTACCGGTTGGCCGATGGCACCGAACTTGAGTTCGACACGGCTCTCGCCGAACTCGAGTTCATGGACGATCTGGCGTCGGTCCGGGTCATCTTCGGCGACGATGATGCCGAGCCGCTGCTGGGGGTGATCGCGCTGGAATCGGCCGGCATCGTGGTGGATCCCGAGGGCGGGCAACTGATGCGAAGGGCAGTCCTTCGCCTGTAG
- a CDS encoding 4a-hydroxytetrahydrobiopterin dehydratase, with product MSNPNELIDDATVDSRLGEIPGWERRGDALHRDFAFADFTAAFGFMASVACVAERLFHHPEWSNVWNKVSIAISNHAAGGITEKDFDFAARVNKLAG from the coding sequence ATGAGCAATCCCAACGAACTGATCGACGACGCCACCGTTGACTCCCGCCTCGGCGAGATCCCCGGCTGGGAGCGCCGCGGCGACGCCCTGCACCGCGACTTCGCGTTCGCCGACTTCACCGCCGCCTTCGGCTTCATGGCGTCCGTGGCCTGCGTGGCTGAGCGGCTGTTCCACCATCCCGAGTGGTCGAACGTCTGGAACAAGGTGTCCATCGCCATCAGCAACCACGCTGCCGGCGGCATCACCGAGAAGGACTTCGACTTCGCCGCCAGGGTCAACAAACTCGCCGGCTGA
- the sufC gene encoding Fe-S cluster assembly ATPase SufC, translating to MSELVVEGLRANAAGEAILHGVDLQVVAGEVHAVMGPNGCGKSTLAHVLAGRRGYTVTAGRALLDGRDLLALSPFERARAGLFLAMQYPTEVPGVNLLDVLGASLRAAGRDPDADGLAALLSAEAEGLGVPSALLERAVNVDLSGGEQKRGEALQLAVLRPRIAVLDEIDSGLDVDALRAVARRIEEATTEGLGVLAITHYTRLLGVLRADRVHIMIRGRIVASGGPELADELERTGYERWDRPAPTEVAVSLGRGF from the coding sequence GTGAGCGAACTGGTCGTCGAGGGACTGCGGGCCAACGCCGCCGGCGAGGCGATCCTGCACGGCGTCGACCTGCAGGTGGTCGCCGGCGAGGTACACGCCGTCATGGGTCCCAACGGGTGCGGCAAGTCCACGCTGGCGCACGTCCTGGCGGGGCGTCGGGGCTACACCGTGACCGCCGGCCGGGCGCTGCTGGACGGGCGAGACCTGCTGGCGCTCAGCCCCTTCGAGCGGGCACGGGCGGGACTCTTCTTGGCCATGCAGTACCCCACCGAGGTGCCGGGGGTGAACCTGCTCGACGTGCTGGGCGCGTCACTGCGCGCCGCGGGGCGCGATCCCGACGCCGACGGCTTGGCCGCCCTGTTGAGTGCCGAGGCCGAAGGTCTGGGGGTGCCGTCGGCACTGCTGGAGCGGGCGGTCAACGTCGACCTCTCCGGGGGTGAGCAGAAGCGCGGAGAGGCGTTGCAGCTTGCGGTGTTGCGCCCGCGCATCGCGGTGCTCGACGAGATCGACTCCGGCCTCGACGTGGACGCCCTGCGCGCCGTGGCCCGGCGCATCGAGGAGGCGACCACCGAGGGTCTCGGCGTCCTGGCGATCACCCACTACACGCGGCTGCTGGGTGTGCTGCGCGCCGACCGGGTGCACATCATGATCCGCGGCCGGATCGTGGCCTCCGGCGGCCCTGAGTTGGCCGACGAGTTGGAGCGCACCGGCTACGAACGCTGGGACCGCCCCGCCCCCACCGAGGTGGCCGTCAGCCTGGGCCGCGGCTTCTAG
- a CDS encoding non-heme iron oxygenase ferredoxin subunit, with amino-acid sequence MSTESAVGPVRLCGRDDLGDGEARCFAVEGRRVALVRIGEEFFAIDDTCSHADYSLAEGDVDADECALECPAHGSLFDLRTGEALTLPAVVAVAAHDVAASDAGVFVTLRPR; translated from the coding sequence ATGAGTACCGAGAGCGCGGTCGGACCCGTGCGGCTGTGCGGGCGGGACGACCTGGGGGACGGCGAGGCCCGCTGCTTCGCGGTGGAGGGCCGGCGGGTGGCACTGGTCCGCATAGGCGAAGAGTTCTTCGCCATCGACGACACCTGCAGCCACGCCGACTACTCGCTCGCCGAGGGCGACGTGGACGCCGACGAGTGCGCCCTGGAGTGTCCCGCCCACGGCAGCCTCTTCGACCTGCGCACCGGCGAGGCTCTCACGTTGCCGGCGGTCGTCGCGGTGGCGGCCCACGACGTGGCGGCGAGCGACGCGGGCGTCTTCGTGACCCTGCGCCCGAGGTAG
- a CDS encoding SufD family Fe-S cluster assembly protein has protein sequence MPDLHDVFSVAHASSLGGPDWLRQRRRAAAEEFRDTELPSPGEEEWRYSPVAELHLETYRPASPSGANGAASDGRLGSLRGRLGPLSALVVTCDGRLAGTEITPEAASAGLAVRPLGDEPEPVGALGGVLGAPADVFGLMNDAFCTEPVLLEIPRGARLADPVAVVNVVRTPSLAVFPRLAVVAGDGAEAQVVNALVSGDGEVLAVPVTELDVGSAARLQYLNLQELGPGATGIDQTAAAVASQGHLAIGLAAVGGGYARCRVDCTLAGRGATGDMSAMYFGDRDQVLDFRTFQNHLAPDTNSNLLFVGAVEDRARSIYSGLIRVGPRARGTDAQQTNRILKLSEEVWADSVPNLEIENNDVRCAHASSVGPVDEDHRFYLESRGVPPDVAERLIVEGFFGEVRSRLPVQSVAAGFDEMVRAKIGPDR, from the coding sequence ATGCCCGACCTCCACGACGTCTTCTCGGTCGCGCACGCCTCCTCTCTGGGCGGCCCCGACTGGCTGCGGCAGCGCCGCCGAGCGGCCGCCGAGGAGTTCCGGGATACCGAATTGCCGTCGCCCGGCGAGGAGGAGTGGCGCTACAGCCCCGTCGCCGAGCTGCACCTCGAGACCTATCGGCCGGCGTCACCCAGCGGAGCGAACGGCGCCGCGAGCGATGGTCGGCTCGGCTCGCTGCGGGGCCGCCTGGGGCCGTTGAGCGCTCTCGTGGTGACCTGCGACGGGCGCCTCGCCGGCACCGAGATCACGCCGGAGGCCGCGTCCGCCGGCCTGGCGGTGCGCCCCCTCGGCGATGAGCCCGAACCGGTGGGCGCTCTGGGCGGCGTCCTCGGAGCGCCGGCCGACGTGTTCGGCCTGATGAACGACGCCTTCTGCACCGAGCCGGTGCTGCTGGAGATTCCCCGCGGGGCGCGTCTCGCCGATCCCGTGGCGGTGGTGAACGTGGTGCGCACGCCGTCGCTGGCCGTCTTCCCCCGCTTGGCGGTCGTCGCGGGCGACGGCGCCGAGGCGCAGGTGGTCAATGCCCTCGTCTCCGGAGACGGGGAGGTGCTGGCGGTCCCGGTGACCGAACTGGACGTGGGATCCGCCGCCCGCCTGCAGTACCTCAACCTGCAGGAGCTCGGACCGGGGGCCACCGGCATCGACCAGACGGCGGCGGCGGTGGCCTCCCAGGGCCACCTCGCCATCGGGTTGGCGGCGGTCGGCGGCGGCTACGCCCGCTGCCGGGTGGACTGCACGTTGGCGGGTCGGGGCGCCACCGGCGACATGTCGGCCATGTACTTCGGGGACCGCGACCAGGTCCTGGACTTCCGCACCTTCCAGAACCACCTGGCCCCCGACACCAACAGCAACCTGCTCTTCGTGGGCGCCGTGGAGGACCGGGCGCGTTCCATCTACTCCGGGCTCATCCGTGTGGGCCCCAGAGCCCGCGGCACCGACGCGCAGCAGACGAACCGCATCCTAAAGCTCTCCGAGGAGGTGTGGGCCGATTCGGTACCCAACCTCGAGATCGAGAACAACGACGTGCGCTGCGCCCACGCCAGCTCGGTGGGACCGGTCGACGAGGATCACCGCTTCTACCTCGAGAGCCGGGGCGTGCCCCCCGACGTGGCGGAGCGGCTGATCGTGGAGGGGTTCTTCGGGGAGGTGCGCAGCAGGTTGCCGGTGCAGTCGGTGGCGGCGGGCTTCGACGAGATGGTGCGCGCCAAGATCGGCCCCGACCGGTGA